CCATTTATCATCAGGTTGGTGGAAGAGGTGAAGCTCATGTGTAATGGGTTACAGCTACAGAATGAGGATGTGTACATGGCCACAAAATTTGAAGAGTTTGTTCAGATGCTTGTGAGACGACTCAGAGGAGAGGGTGCAGAAGAGGAACAAGTCATAGAATATGTAAGAATGCAGCATTGGTTTAAAGCTGTCCTCCTGTAAATAATGTATGGCCAATCTCCTTTTTAATCAGTAGTCCTTGTAATAGGTGTCCTGTTTCCTCTTGTTCtgggaacaattttaaaattttgcattttccttcactttctttcTCGGTGATCATCAGGGCTGCCAATGGGGGTGGCAAGGGATACTTCTGTACTGGGCTCcaatcaaaagaacttgacttttgcaatgctggaacttttaaacatggaagGGGGGCACAGAAAGTTTATCTAGTATGGGGGCCAGAAATTCCTGATAGCAGCCCTGATGACCATGGTCACCAATACAAAAAGAAGGGTCAGTGTCTATTGGGAATATTTTTGGAATACCAAACTGATCTGCTACATTCAGAAACATTCATTAATACAGTGGATGGCATGCCGGCTGCACCACTTTTGGGTTGTTTCCCTTAGTCCAGCCTGTTTTTTTCCAATAGGGTTGCAGAAACATTATATTGAAGGTAGACACTTACAAATAAATTCAGGTATGTTACCAACAATCTACATGATTTCAGGTGGAAAAGGACGTCAACAATATGAAGGTTCAAATACCTCATCAACTGTTCATCAATGGCCAATTTGTGGATGCTGAGGGAGGAAAAACCTATGACACCATTAATCCTACTGATGGCAGCGTAAGTGTGATGCCATTGAAGCACAAATTGAAACTTGAGCTGTACTTGTGTGCTCATGGATTTTCTCTTCATAGGCCATCTGCAAAGTGTCACTGGCCCAATTGGCTGACATTGATAAAGCTGTGTCTTCAGCCAAAGAAGCCTTTGAGAAGGGAGAGTGGGGCAAGATGAACCCAAGGGACCGGGGTCGGCTAATTTACAGGTGGGTGTCAGTTCCAGCTTTGTGTTGGTGCAGCTTTGTTGGTTATACTGAGAAGGGGACCTGCAGGCCAACACCATGCACGACAAGCCAATGCATCTTTTTACTGGGATTTGGGGGGTTAGGTGCAAGTAATGCTATGCATGGTCACTGCTTAGCTGCTCCTATAGGGCATATGGACCTGTAATGGTaaaatgtctccatctctggTTAATATTTACAGTTTACTATTAATTCTAGTTACCCCTAGGTTATTACCCTGTTTTGATGTCTATGCCTTCTTTACCTGCTGGCCCAGAGGCCTGGGCTCCATATTGAGTAATATGGGCCTAATATATGTGTACCCATTGTTTAAGAATGTAATAGAGATTTTTAGATTCAGGATGATTCTTATATTACTCTTCAGGTTGGCTGATCTCATGGAAGAGCACCAGGAAGAGCTGGCCACCATTGAATCCTTAGACTCGGGGGCAGTGTACACATTAGCTTTGAAGACCCATGTTGGGATGTCAATTCAAACTTTTCGCTACTTTGCTGGCTGGTGTGATAAAATTCAGGTGCGATTTTATTTTGGAGCTTGGAAGGTCTTAATTGATGGGTACATTCAGAATTATGAAACTCACAAGTTTGTGATGGCgctgttatgatctagggtgcctgtagGGGCTATGTTATTATTTGGGGTGCCTGATAGTAGAGTGTTATGATTTGTGGTGTCTGTGAGGGCAATGGTaggatctggggtgtctgtgggggcagggttataatatggggtgcctgtaggggcagtggtatgatctggggtgcagtGGGGGCATTTTTAtcatctggggttgcttcagttggtcagatcATAGTTCAGTAACTCTAAGTGGCCAAAAATGAGCTCAGCTGACTCCCTTAATATATGGAAAACCAGGTTTTTCAATCAATTTAcattttcttccctgatggcatggccatattccaagatgacaatggcTGGATTGGTGATAGAATGGTTCAGGGAAGATGCACATTTACAAATGGATTGGTCACCACCTGAGTCTAGACCTGAACCCCATTGATAATCTTTGGCATGAACTGGGGAAGACTCTTCCATCCTCCATACAAGATCTTGGGGGAAATGAATTCAGAAATAAAtgatgtgacattgcataagacTATCCAAATGATACCATGGCAAATGCGTGCTGTAAAAAAATGGAGAGTGTGACCTTTTTGGCCAGGAAGAGGATTAGCagaataaatcaatatttaccaaaatacaaaTAAGGTTGAATTGACTCCATATATCTTTCAGGGTTCCACTATTCCCATAAACCAAGCACGTCCAAATCGGAACTTGACATTCACCAGGAGGGAGCCAATCGGGTATGTGTGATACTTTGTGGCATACATAACAATATAGGGTAGtgatttattatgttttctagattttttttcaatattcattttatgttaGTACACTCTAAGATAATTAGAAGTTGGTTTGCCTTAGATGTGActatttaaatatgcaaaataaaacttttatgaaattcacaattgttttactttttgtctcTTCTTTATCCTGAACTTTCAGTGTGTGTGGAATTATCATTCCATGGAACTACCCCCTAATGATGCTGGCCTGGAAGACAGCTGCCTGCCTTGCTGCCGGGAACACGGTGGTCCTGAAGCCTGCCCAGGTGAGACTTCTTGTGTAATAGGGAGCAATAAGAAGCACTGTGGTTTCATTTTCTTAATTCTACAgctttggttttttttatttactttactttttgtaGTTTAGAGTAGAATATTGAGCAGAATAACACTGCTAAAGGGTTGGTATTCACCCATCAAGTCTAAGTATGCAGCCCTGCcagacttttctctgctgcagttaaggaCCAAAGCTTAGTCACCTCTGGCCCTTATGCCTGTGCTTTGACAGAGGAAGAGCAGCAGATGACTGCACCTTTGGTCCTTCTACTCTCTGCCTTTCTATATATTTGCTATCAGTACAACTGAGCTCTGTATTACAACTGATTGACTTCTTCTGATTGATGATTCTCCCTTTCTCAGTGTCAGTTTAGTTGCAAGGGGATTGAGGGATTGTAAAAGGCTAAAACCAAGTCCTACTAATATAAGTTGCATTTAAATTTGCACTCATACATACCTGCCTATCGCCATGGAGTCAGCTAAATagtgttctgttttatccagaagAGGTAGCAAGCTTAGCTACAGCATTGAATAACCTTTATATATGATGGCATTTTCATTATGTCACATGACCATTTGCCCTTTTTGCTGCAGGTGACCCCGCTAACAGCGCTGAAATTTGCAGAGCTGACAGTAAAAGCCGGAATCCCCAAGGGAGTGGTGAACATCTTGCCTGGAGCTGGTATGTTTACTATACAACCTACCAACatatgcaaattatttcaatgaCCATGAATGCTAATAGCAGCTTCATTAATTAGATACTAACTTTTACAAGTAGTCATTTAGAAGCCCTAACAAAGCTTTCTTTCTAActcactatatgtatatatatatataaactataaatgaATAGAATGAAAAACTGAAGTTATAGTAAAATGATAAGAGCCATACAGGTAGATATTTATTGCTCACAGTAAAAAATCCCAGCAGTATCCAACACATTTCTAAGACTCGTCACTCCCTCTTCATCAGGGACATGGTGGTGGAAAACACATACAATCATACAATGGACCAGAATGGATTGGATAATCCTTTGGCATGCATAGAAGGACTTGTTCATGTTgctgtttataatataaataccCATGGCATTGGTTTTATTATCTGGACCATTTTGTATATGTTTCCTTGTTTTCTAATTGATCATTTACTAAGAAATATTTCTACTCTGTTGTAGGATCTCTAATTGGACAACGACTTTCTGACCACCCCGATGTCAGGAAATTAGGATTCACTGGATCCACCCCTATAGGAAAACAGATCATGAAAAGGTAAGAGAGGGGGCAAAAAGTGTTACAACCAAGGAATGTGTTCTGGGACCATATTATGCAAAATTGTGCAAAATAGCATCAGCAATAAGTGCTAGCAGGTCCACAACCCATCTACCCAGTTACTTATCTTCTACATACATTCCTGAAAAATTGAGAACTGGTACCCAACACGCCATGGCAAAAGTATTTTGATTATAAAAACCAAAGAGCTCAGTTCATGTGCAAAATGGTTACCTGTAGTTGAGTCTTGGTGTCCCTACCCACAGTCCCATCCAAAGGTATGAAGTCGACTTTTCTAAAAACTTTTTCAAGTCAATTCAAAGTATAACATCCAAAAGGCTGGAAGAAATCCTGCTTTCTGACCATTTCTCAACTATTTGGCTGTGATCTTTGTCTTGATATTCGGTCATGTGACTTCGGTCAATGTCATAAATTTCCCCTGGAAGTTTCTGACAAAGACCACAGTCATGTGCTCAAAAGCCGTCCATAGGATCTTTAGGCAAAAGTGAAGTTGCCAGTTTATTAAAAAGAGTACAGGCCAGGAGTGTTGGTGCTTCTGGCCTTACCTAAATATACACAAATCCTAAAAAGGCAGCCAATAAGTCAGTTGGTTAAAAAAATCCAACACGTTTCATCATACCAAATTCTCCCTTTTTCAGgtctatatatagataataaaggAACAGGAGAAACAGGTTCTGAACTGATCAAATAAAGTTTACAGACCCTGGATATGCTTTGCATCTTTCTTgcacttttttcatttaatatttggaaatatCAATTCTCCTAGATAAAGTAACTTTGTATTTGTTCCTTACCTACTCTCTGGTGTGATGATACAGAGCAGATATTcagattataataatattgttctgtCTTCCCCTCCAGCTGTGCAGTGAGCAATGTGAAGAAAGTATCTCTGGAGCTGGGTGGGAAATCTCCTCTTATTATATTCACAGACTGCGACTTGGACAAGGCGGTCCGAATGGTGAGATTGTATCATGAAAGCAGCCACAGCTCGGAGCGGGATTGATATTATAGTCATTTagtctttccattttttttacacattcataaAGCAATCAGTTTACTTTACATGATCTTTTATCTGTTAATGTTCTATAAACAGTTTCTgtgtatgatttattattttttaaataaacgtGGGGAGTCATATTTGATCATATGCAAGCCCTGCTTTGCAATATTACACAAAATGCAGTTGTCCTGCTAATAATCTCCTATAAGATTAAATGCTCTATtgataaatgattcccctgtcaaagAGAATTGGGTTTTTCGTTCCATGATATTATTTGACTTAGCTGACCAGAGGCTATGCATGGGATCCTTATTTCTGGGGGCCAACCCTCAAACTTTTTGAGCAAAAAATTCAGATTCACCAACTCCATGCAGAGGTGAATCTGAATCCAACCTTCCACAAGATTATAAGCCAGCTGGCTCATTGAAAACAATGCTTCCCTTTGaaattgatattttatctttatataccTTAAATAGGGGAAAggaatttaaatgaaacatttttagtgGCTCAATTTCAAatcctaaaattatattttctgtagGGGATGAGTGCCGTCTTCTTCAACAAGGGGGAGAATTGCATTGCTGCTGGAAGACTGTTCGTAGAGTCGTCCATTCATGATGAGTTTGTACGGAGAGTGGTGAGTGTCTGTGATAAATATTACCCAGAGTGCAGAATTGGGAGCAGAGGGGAAAAAGTTGCTCATCTTCACCCTGGCCCAGTCTAAGTCTCTGTACAGGttctttgtcactggaaatgatcttcttGGGTGAAAATGGTGTTCATAGACTCACTGAGCCTGCCATGCTAAGTAAGTAGGGCTATGGGCAACAAGGTTGTTGTGCAGTCACCGCTTCCCCATGCCAGTGATCAATTGCCTTGGAGAGACACTACAAGCTACACTACACCCCTTCTACCCGCAGCagacccatagagaatgaataggggtggcagtgagcagcaCAGTGTCACTTACTGCTGCTCCACACCCCTATTGTAAGTCATCAAATTCCCATTGACTTTCAATGACTTGTGCACAAGGTTGTTTAGCACAAGCTGCATTCGACCTGTTTGCAGTCTTTCTTTGGATGCTGCAGGTCTGTTGGGGTGCTGATGAACAAAGGAGGTCAAATGCATCTTTTCCTTTGCTGGCTTTCCCTTTCAAATGCATAAGTTTGATTCTGCATAGCTATTCAAACACAAATGCATTTACCATTTTGGATTGTTCTTCAACAAATACCCTAAACATCATCAGCTAATATGGTTCCAGTTTACAGGTCTCAGATGAATTCCAGTGGCTTGCTATGGATGAATGAACTCTGCACATCAGCTGCTTttgatgcattttaaatgcacacCAAACAAAGATCAGCAGAATCCCATTTACCTCAATTATACCATGTGGATGACAGTTCTGAGTTAGCCCTGCAGCATGTCCTATTGAAGGAGCATTACATTGCAAACATAGCAGAACAAATGCAGCCTTTTTGTATTGAAATGCATGTGCTGGAGCCTTAGTGTCCTCCATTGTGCGTTTGACACCAATGCCCATGTATACAACCCCATATTCACTTGTTAACTCATTACAGGTTGAAGAAGTGAAAAAGATGAAGATTGGGGACCCTCTAGACAGATCAACAGACCACGGCCCTCAGAACCACAAAGCACACTTGGATAAACTTATTGAGTATTGTCAGATGGGGGTGAAGGAGGGCGCAACGCTGGTATACGGAGGAAAGCAAGTCCAAAGACCAGGTACATTGATAGCACAACAGgatcaactttattttatatgttcagTGCATGCAATGTGTAAgatagatgattgttgcccaaaaCGAATAGTTGTGATTATCTGGGGCAAAAATCGAACATGTGCAGCACTCTGCCAATTTAATTCATCAATTCACCTTGGAAGAATGATGAATGACCGAGCAGAGACATTCGCTGTACTTTCATATAgtgagagcacaatggggtgctaCTCGGTTGTCCTCCTTTCTCCAGAGAACcaaatggtgctgtgtgtacaggatTTGTTTGTTCTCCTATTGCCGGAAATGATCATGAAGGATTTTTTCCagtgataaaaatctgatgtaTTTTCTGAGCTTTAAACCTTTAGGTGTTTATTACAGCAGGGATAAATCTCTGCACTCTTTATTGCAATGCATTCATCAGTTTCTTTATCCACAAGGATGGTGTCCTGTTTGGTCAGTGACTAATTTAATGCATGGCAGGTGGAATTTTTTCTTCTCAAAGCCTACTTACCTTTGATAATAAGTAATTAATAAAGATACCAACCTAGCAGATCCCACCTCCTAAATgttaagctcttcagggcagggtcccctcctcctcctcctcctgtgtcactgtctgtatttgtctgtcatttgcaacccctatttattgtacagcgctgcgtaataggttggcgctatataaatcctgtttattaatattatttttaataataatattagtaataataataatattacatctGTTGATTACTTGTGTTTACAATGCAGACTCCAGGGCTCTCACTTAAATCTGGCAAAGTGTTATCCTATATGCCATCAGGTAGTATCTAACCCTAAACTGTTTACCAAATGGGCTTTTTCTTTGCATTGAATGAGCCAGTATGTCAGAGTAGTGTACTTCTCTAAGTGTCCTCTAGGTGGCAGTACTTCCCTGCTGTATCTGATGCTTCCAGCAAGTGGAAgttgtattttaattgtaactTTCTTCTCAATGAACATTAGAGCTATGAGAATGTGCATGCTGGGGTTTTCAGTATAATAGAACTGGAACTGGAACCAAAAGTGCACTCAGCACAGGTCCATGCATACTAAGTAATGTCAGAGATCACTGTACCTCTCATGCCTCCTTTATCTATATCATTCTAtacagggtcaccatctacttcttgCACTGAGACGGCAGCTCAGAGAAGATACAATTATATAAACCCTTATgggtggtttaaaaataaaaggggcTCTGGGTAAATATAAAGCTGGGACTACAGATGCTCATCTAAAAGTtggattttatgtgtttttagctGCTTGGCTAGAGCTCAGCTTCCAAATCCAATTTGTTTCTTTGGAAGATACTTTGGGCAGCAGTGATATCTGATCCCATTTGATGTACCTTCACTGTGCTGGGCATCTCTCCAGAAATCTGGGTTCAATATCCCAGGATACGCACAGCGGGCGAGGATGAATGTTCCTATGTCTGTGCCAGGGGCGCCATCTGCTGCATTAATGCAGGAAGGGCAGAGGGTGACATGGCGGCCGGGGACTGGGCGGAATGCATAATGTGCAGGATGAGCTGATAAGGCGGACCTGGAGTCGTTCTAAAACGTTGCGCTAAAATGTTTGCTTGATAGAAAAAATAGAAGGTTACCTTACCTCCCCCAGAGTCCATTCATTCTTCAATGCAAAGAGTCTAATTTACTAAGGGCTTGTCACTTACAAAGGTGacttttcacttagcttagtgaatgagggtGTAAAGGGGATCAATTGCTTCCATTATGTTAGGTAGGTTGATGATTGATCGGAGACACATTTGCTTTGTAGTTTGCACCATTGCTCCATTGCAGGCATTTGCACATGAAGTTTCTTCACATCATTTTCAAGGCATTTCAATCTTTCCCATACTATTGTATTGTTTTAGGTTTCTTCTTTGAACCCACAATATTTACAGATGTTTCTGATGAGATGTTCATTGCTAAAGAAGAGTCCTTTGGCCCAGTGATGATAATATCCAAATTTGGAGATGGGTAATGTAGCAGCTATGACATTTGTCTGGTGGGGGAGGTGATAGGGTAGTTTGGCCAAGCTCCTAATGTGCACACCTGCCAAAGGGTCGACATACAAAGCTGCTAAAAGCTCCAAGCGAGTTGTGAACCAGGGTCCACtattggctatgtctgccactgtaCCTACCAAGTCTGAGATAGGAAGGAAGGCACCTCAAAAAATTAGGAATCCGACTCATCCCTGCCATGCCAGTTCTGAAAAAATACATGtcaaaagatgatttttttaagcatttgggTCACTTTTTTCCCCTATTCACCCTAGCTATAGACATGTATAAGCAGCATATTTTATTGATAGGTGGACCTGCTGCTTTGTTCATATCAGCCAGTTAGAATCCATGTTTTGGGAAAGCTGATTTCTGATTGGACACTGCATACCCCTGCATCCATTATTATACACTGACCATCCCACTGATGGTGCTTCTGTTTTTTAGAGACATAGACAGTGTTCTGGAGCGGGCAAACAACACAGAGTAAGGCTTGGCATCTGGCGTATTTACCAAGGATATCAACAAAGCTCTGTATGTCAGTGAGAAGCTTCAGGCCGGCACAGTGTTTGTCAACACGTACAACAAAACAGACGTTGCTGCTCCATTCGGAGGATTCAAGCAATCAGGATTTGGCAAGGATCTAGGTAAGGATGAATATGACTCTGTAATGTGTACAAGTAGTAGtcagaaaaatggaaaccatTACCTGTCTGGTTCCTGTTGATTGTAGCTCTAGATCAGCAAGAAGACCTCTGCAGGGAGATCACTGCTTCTTCATGAAAGGGTCCTTCCCTGCAGACAGGCCTAAGAGAACGATTTTAGATGTTTATAAGTCCAGCCAATGATCCTAAATGAGGTCACAAAGCTCAGGCTTCCAGAAGTGACCTTGTGAGGAGCTTTGCTTCATTTTGCTGCTCTTCATTACACAGACCTCTGATAGCTTTCTCATGCTATGACATATGCGGTGTTTGCTGGATGCCATAATTAGCTGACTGATTAGTTGCCTGCAACAGatctttaaagtgtttttgtagCCAACTCCTGTCTATATgtacatcattgctctggactgACATACTAATAGCAGTTGGCAAAGGTCACTGCAAGGGGTGTTAGCATGGACCATAGTAGTCTCCACCAGGGgtgcatgtgacagggtgacaacacgaGTGCACAATTAAGAGACTGTTGTCACTCCATTAGGTAGTACTGAACTAGAATTTTTATAGCAGGTTCACCagtgatttttaaaatgaaagctgCACATTTCAGAAGATCAACAACAaactttgaaattacattaacatcaATGAGGTTTTAATGGAGCCAGACCATCCACAAGGCAACCTAGATAAGAGCCTAGGGGCCAAGAAATGTCTTGGGGGACCCAGATGCAACCTCACTGCTCCTGTAGAATAGTATTCTAATATGGTATTGGTTACAGCAATGCACTTGTCTCCTCACAAGGTTGGGTATATTCATGTCTAATGGGGCAATGCCAATGGTGGGCTTCTCTGTTCCTACTGCCATCCCAACCATTGTTGGCCAAATGAGGTGTGGCTGGGGGGTGGTTGACAAGACTTCTATCTTTCCTAATACCCCATTTTGCCACAGTCCCTCTCTGAGTTTTGTGATTGGAGTTAGATCTACATTACTAACATGACTTTGGTTTCAGGTGAAGATGCACTAAATGAATATCTGAAGACCAAAGCCGTGACCATTGAGTACTAAAAGGATCATCATCTATTGCACAGACTGCTGACGGTGTTCAAATCAATTCTTCTGTTTCTGGATGGATATTGAGTCGTGCCAATGACACGCTGTGATACATACAAAGGAAATCCTCACCCCTGCCCTTCCCAGATGAAGATACTTTTTTACTGATTGACCTTCTCCTCTGTACTGTTTTTAGCACCAGACTGAAATCACAATTTGACTCTTAATAATTAGTTTGCTTTGTTACCAATCTCACAGGCAAGATCTTATTCCTTGCTACATTTCtaaatgacttttttaaaataatctcaGATGAATGCTATTGTACCATATGATTGAACAGAAGTTTAGATAAAATCATTATAGAAAGCAGGGCTGTGGTCAACGCATTTCatagtggtctatttataaagcagtgaatctgatattcactgaaacattctctggtggggaatctAACAGATCCATGTGTTacaatggcagaaattgattccccATCAGGGAATTttagattcacagctttataaataaaccccattgaTAAAGAATAAAGAGTGTCACATTGCTGTCACCTAATACAGCAGCCATAATAGGAAAGATCCATAATATGGTGTATTAGAGGTGTGAAAGTCAGTTTTATTTTAGAGTTAGAGGTCCATTTAGGCTCCATATGGTTTTTTATGTCCTTCATTAGGAATTCTTTATAGTTATAGTAAGCCACCCCAAAATATTCAGAGAACATGTAGGTCAGGACATGCAGCATCTGTCCCGTGGGAGGGGAGCTGCAGATAGAAGGAATCTGAAGAGGGGAGAAATAAAACTCTTGGAACAAATGGCTGCCTATGGAGTGAGCCACACAAGTAGCATTTAGTAGCGGTCAATGTTACATGATCACATATTGATATAATAATAGTAAGCAGAGCCGAGCTGGCAGAATGACGAAGGGCTTGTTTGCACCAGTCTTGTATCTCTATGTGGAAGCTCATACAATAATGCAAAGCACGTGACAAATGTTGGGGCACTGGGTTGCTTTTTATTTGCAGAGCACATTGCACACCAGCAGACTGCAGTGCACTGCATTGCAAATATAATGCACAGCAACTTgtgtgtattttgtaaagtgaaagGCAAAATCGTAGTGCTGAAGACTTCTGATGACATCTGTGCTCCTACCAggcattgaaaaaatatttcctgttaGTGGCCCATGAGGACCAGATTTAGATTACACTGATGTAGTGAATCAGATTTGATCCTTTTCTAATTTGTATCTGTTTTCTATGTGGCtgtacaatttataaataaaagactttataaaaaatatcagGAGCATGTCTATTTCTAAATCTAGATATAGTTCCATGCATTTATGACAGTTTGGCTATTTGGGATTCATAACTGATGCATTTAGGAAGAATATCAGAGAATATGAAGCAATTCTAAATTGCCAATGTTGCTTCTCTTACTTCTTTGCACATCACTGctggcagggttttttttacttttttttttaaattgcacatcCCTGCAACATTATTGGGCTGTAATTCTCACATTcaaccactagatggtgctgaaGTAAACCACATGTATATGATCAACAGCTCCAACAGGAGAAGAAACTATTACAAAGATGCTATGGTTGTCAAAGTTTACATGACTATTTACACTACATGGAACCATTCTGAATGTTATACCTTCATTATCACCTTATATCATACCTTGCAAACCACATTCTAGGATTGTaccaacaaattaataaaaatgctgcCTGTACCAACTCCCAAGAAGTTGCTAATGGTAAGAGGGctaaccaataatgtacacagtgggcagaTTTGCATTGCCTGGTGGTTGTTGGAGAAAGGCCCTGCCTCAATCACAGACCAGTGCCTTATGCTATATATCTTAGTAACAGGCTCCCACAAGAACCATTCTAAGATTTGCTAAAAAGACAGATTAATAAAAGAGATGGTATCCTGTCTACTGCAAGATACAGACTTTAAAAGACATTagttgtttaaagtaaaatttattcTACTGTAAACAGCATCAgatttatatacaaattaaaaaatacattttttctcatttataaatCCGGTGCAATGTTGTTCGTGTTGCTGATAAATATTGGTAATTCCAAGTCCTGTTTGTTGCTGGCTATAAAAATCCCTGGATCTTCAATTATTGCTTTTTTCAGTGCAAAGATTGGCAGAAAAATGAAGGAATCAGTTTGCCTAATTGCCCAGCTCTGCTTCTTCGGTGGCCGTGAGGAGCCAGACCAAACGGAAGCAGATGGCGAGGAAGCCGGTGCCCAACAGGTCCCCGAGGGCGGTGAGGTATGGGATTGAGAAGTTATCTGGGTCCAGTCCTTTCCTCCACATGAACCGCACAATGAGGTCAGCTATGTACAGCAAGGTGCAGACCTGGAATAGAAAAGAACAAGGGTATGATGAATCAAAAAACGGTTTTACAATTTTGGGTTGAATGGCAACAGCAAATTAACTACTAAATTATCTTTTTGttatcaataaaatgaatgtaacaataaaatcacaaaaacaacagaaacaaatGCACATCTACAAACACAAAATGCCATATCATGTGTTGTCCTACAGGTGGCATCATGACCATAACACTACCAGTACTACCAGCATTACCTGTAAGAGGGCAGCAGTCAAGTAGAAGGTGACAAAAAGTACACTGAGGGAGGTATGGCCTCCTTGTAACAAGTGGATGGTGTACAGGAAGACCAGGTGACCCGGGACGACCAACAGGAACAATACTCGGGCTGATTTGGAATTAACACCTGGAGAAAAGGAGAAAGTTGATCTGTTCAATGTACCTTGGATTATATTTCAATGCGGCTCAATAGCCTGAGGAAAAATCTATGAATGCATGAAATGCCTGGAAAACTGCCTAGAAAAAAAGAATGGATGGCTCCCAGGGGTGAAAAGAGGAACTGCAGAGGTGTTAAAGAAAACCTTGTACTGCAATACAGGGTCAGCCTAATATGTCTATAACAATCACCTgctagacaattttttttccagatatccTATCCAAATATTTTCAGCTGGGGAATTTGCAGAGGAAggaggccaggacactatatgcagaTTTACCTTTATAtgtaaggtctgctttaagggaaTGTTA
This portion of the Pyxicephalus adspersus chromosome 8, UCB_Pads_2.0, whole genome shotgun sequence genome encodes:
- the ALDH1L1 gene encoding cytosolic 10-formyltetrahydrofolate dehydrogenase; translation: MRIAVIGQSLFGREVYKELVKDGHQIVGVFTIPDKDGKADPLGDEAEKDGVPVFKFPRWRVKGQAIPEVVEKYTALQAELNVMPFCSQFIPMEVVDAPKHGSIIYHPSILPRHRGASAINWTLIQGDKIGGFTIFWADDGLDTGNILLQRECEVLPDDTVNSIYNRFLFPEGVKGMVEAVRLIAEGNAPRISQPEEGATYDPIQKKENAKINWDQPAEAIHNFIRGNDKVPGAWTEVNGTKLTFFGSSFTSNGPNPDGQPLDIPGASKPGVVTKNGLVLFGNDGKWLMVKNIKFEDGKMIPASQYFKSSDSTTLQLTEEEKDISNEIRAAWKRILTNVTEIEDSTDFFKAGAASMDVVRLVEEVKLMCNGLQLQNEDVYMATKFEEFVQMLVRRLRGEGAEEEQVIEYVEKDVNNMKVQIPHQLFINGQFVDAEGGKTYDTINPTDGSAICKVSLAQLADIDKAVSSAKEAFEKGEWGKMNPRDRGRLIYRLADLMEEHQEELATIESLDSGAVYTLALKTHVGMSIQTFRYFAGWCDKIQGSTIPINQARPNRNLTFTRREPIGVCGIIIPWNYPLMMLAWKTAACLAAGNTVVLKPAQVTPLTALKFAELTVKAGIPKGVVNILPGAGSLIGQRLSDHPDVRKLGFTGSTPIGKQIMKSCAVSNVKKVSLELGGKSPLIIFTDCDLDKAVRMGMSAVFFNKGENCIAAGRLFVESSIHDEFVRRVVEEVKKMKIGDPLDRSTDHGPQNHKAHLDKLIEYCQMGVKEGATLVYGGKQVQRPGFFFEPTIFTDVSDEMFIAKEESFGPVMIISKFGDGDIDSVLERANNTE